DNA from Nitrospiria bacterium:
GTCCCATCGAACGGGCATTGAACCGCTTCAGAATCGGCCCGCCGTCCACGTAGACCCGGCTCACCCAAAGATCATCCGGATCGCCGATCTCCAGATTCTCCGCGTTGGCCACCGCCGACTTGAGGACTTTTTCCACCACGCGCGAGGCCGACCGGGGCGTGAACTTCAATATGTTGAACGCCTCCGCCACCTGCTGACCTCGAATGAGGTCGATTACCATTCTCGCCTTGCGCGGGGCCACCCTCACGAATCTCAGGATCGCCTTTGCTTCCGTCGCCATAAATATTTCCGCTCCCAATACAAGTCCAGGGTTGGACGGGCCTACTTGAGCGCCGTCGCTTTTTCCGTTCTTGCCTGACCGTGTCCTTTGAAGAAGCGCGTGGGCGCAAATTCTCCCAGCTTGTGCCCGACCATATTTTCGGTCACGTAGACCGGGATGAACTTTTTACCGTTGTGAACCGCCATCGTGTGGCCGATCATCTCCGGCACGATCGTCGACC
Protein-coding regions in this window:
- the rplV gene encoding 50S ribosomal protein L22; the encoded protein is MATEAKAILRFVRVAPRKARMVIDLIRGQQVAEAFNILKFTPRSASRVVEKVLKSAVANAENLEIGDPDDLWVSRVYVDGGPILKRFNARSMGRANPIKKRTSHITVVVSPKVAGHGKAPSEPAKARKPAPAK
- the rpsS gene encoding 30S ribosomal protein S19 codes for the protein MPRSVKKGPFVDAKLMEKIAVLNEANDKKIIKTWARRSTIVPEMIGHTMAVHNGKKFIPVYVTENMVGHKLGEFAPTRFFKGHGQARTEKATALK